One segment of candidate division KSB1 bacterium DNA contains the following:
- a CDS encoding glutamine--tRNA ligase/YqeY domain fusion protein — MSENERISSDFIRNIIAEDLKANKNDGRVMTRFPPEPNGYLHIGHAKSFCLNFGIALENQNGICNLRFDDTNPTKEEQEYVESIKEDIRWLGFDWEDREYYASDYFDQLYQFAVQLIKDGKAYVDSLSADEIREYRGTLTESGKNSPYRNRSEDENLDLFARMRAGEFPNGTHVLRAKIDMSSPIINMRDPVLYRILHTEHHRTGDKWCIYPTYDFAHGQSDSIEGVTHSLCTLEFVNHRPLYDWLLDELKIFHPQQIEFARLNLSYTVLSKRMLLELVENDNVNGWDDPRMPSISGFRRRGYTPVSIRNFCDRIGIAKFNSLIELAVLENCVREDLNKHTARVMGVLRPLKVIIDNYPENKTEELDAVNNPEDESMGKRKVPFSRVIYIEREDFREDPPKKFFRLAPGREVRLRYAYYITCTDIVKDDQDEIVELHCTYDPETRGGWSPDGRRVKGTLHWVSAQHAITAEVRLYDRLFTVENPSGHKEKNFKEFLNPNSLEVLTSCFLEPSLSNAKHGERFQFERQGYFCVDPDSSPGKLVFNRTVTLRDSWAKIEQKNLKK; from the coding sequence ATGAGCGAGAATGAGCGAATTTCTTCCGATTTCATCCGGAACATCATTGCAGAAGACTTGAAAGCGAATAAAAATGACGGACGGGTTATGACTCGCTTTCCACCCGAACCCAATGGTTACTTACATATTGGACATGCCAAATCATTTTGTCTCAATTTTGGCATTGCCCTGGAAAACCAAAACGGTATTTGCAATCTACGTTTCGATGACACCAATCCGACTAAAGAAGAGCAAGAATATGTTGAATCCATAAAAGAAGACATACGTTGGCTCGGTTTCGATTGGGAAGATCGCGAGTATTATGCTTCCGATTATTTTGACCAACTCTACCAATTTGCTGTACAACTCATCAAAGATGGTAAAGCATATGTGGACAGCCTGAGCGCAGATGAAATCAGGGAATATCGCGGAACATTGACTGAGTCGGGTAAGAATAGCCCATACCGTAACCGATCTGAGGACGAGAATTTAGATTTATTTGCGCGTATGCGGGCTGGCGAATTTCCGAATGGGACACATGTATTGCGTGCAAAAATCGATATGTCATCTCCTATTATTAACATGCGTGATCCGGTTCTTTATCGCATTTTACACACTGAACACCACCGCACCGGCGATAAATGGTGTATTTATCCAACCTATGATTTTGCTCATGGACAATCGGATTCTATTGAAGGAGTTACCCACTCGCTTTGCACCTTGGAGTTCGTAAACCATAGACCGTTATATGACTGGCTTCTCGATGAATTGAAGATTTTCCATCCACAACAGATCGAATTTGCCCGTCTCAATCTAAGCTATACGGTACTAAGCAAACGTATGCTTTTGGAGTTGGTCGAAAATGATAATGTGAATGGTTGGGACGATCCTCGCATGCCTTCCATTTCCGGTTTTCGCAGACGCGGCTACACACCTGTATCGATCCGCAATTTTTGTGATCGTATAGGAATTGCCAAGTTCAATAGTTTGATAGAGTTAGCGGTATTGGAAAACTGCGTCCGGGAAGATTTGAACAAGCATACTGCCAGGGTAATGGGAGTTCTTCGACCCTTGAAGGTAATTATTGATAATTATCCTGAAAACAAAACCGAAGAGCTGGATGCGGTCAACAATCCCGAAGATGAGAGCATGGGAAAAAGAAAAGTGCCTTTTTCAAGAGTGATCTACATCGAAAGGGAAGACTTTCGCGAAGACCCGCCAAAAAAGTTTTTCCGTCTCGCTCCAGGCCGTGAAGTTAGGCTGCGTTATGCATATTATATTACATGCACTGATATTGTCAAAGATGACCAGGACGAGATTGTAGAACTTCACTGCACTTACGATCCGGAGACGCGGGGTGGCTGGTCACCGGATGGACGAAGAGTAAAGGGAACCCTCCATTGGGTATCAGCTCAGCATGCGATAACCGCTGAAGTACGACTATACGATCGTTTGTTTACTGTTGAAAATCCCAGTGGGCATAAAGAAAAGAATTTCAAAGAGTTCTTAAATCCTAACTCTTTGGAAGTTCTGACATCGTGTTTTTTGGAACCAAGCCTTTCCAATGCTAAGCATGGAGAACGCTTTCAATTTGAACGACAAGGGTATTTTTGTGTCGACCCTGATTCATCTCCGGGAAAACTGGTTTTTAACCGAACGGTAACCCTGCGTGATTCCTGGGCAAAGATCGAACAAAAAAATCTAAAAAAATAA
- a CDS encoding flagellar protein FlaG, whose protein sequence is MKKNAYLEYEINNSPNHIVVNVVDTNTGEIIRRIPHLESSPSENNLGNLVDEKV, encoded by the coding sequence TTGAAGAAGAATGCTTACCTTGAATACGAAATAAACAACAGCCCTAACCATATTGTTGTTAACGTTGTAGATACAAATACTGGAGAAATCATTCGGCGCATTCCGCATTTAGAAAGTTCTCCAAGTGAAAATAATTTAGGGAATTTGGTTGATGAAAAAGTTTGA
- a CDS encoding serine hydrolase: MYDGYIIASWGEIEYKYLVHSIRKSYLSAMYGIHVDLGNIDLNKTLADLNIDDTPNPLTETEKHAKISDLLKARSGIYLPAAAESPQTRDGKPPHGSQNPGEYWVYNNWDFNALGTIFEQETNTKSFEEYEKRIAGP; the protein is encoded by the coding sequence TTGTATGACGGCTATATTATCGCATCCTGGGGTGAAATCGAATATAAATACCTCGTACATTCGATTCGCAAAAGCTATCTCAGTGCGATGTATGGTATACATGTAGATCTCGGTAATATTGACTTGAACAAGACACTGGCTGACTTAAATATTGATGACACTCCAAATCCTTTGACAGAAACAGAAAAGCATGCAAAAATTTCCGATCTATTAAAAGCCAGGTCCGGGATTTATCTGCCGGCAGCTGCAGAAAGTCCGCAAACCAGGGATGGTAAACCACCGCACGGTAGTCAGAATCCGGGAGAATACTGGGTTTACAACAATTGGGATTTCAATGCATTAGGAACTATTTTCGAACAAGAAACCAATACAAAAAGTTTTGAGGAATATGAGAAGCGCATTGCCGGTCCGTAG
- a CDS encoding YcaQ family DNA glycosylase → MKEVKISIQLARRLVLQSQLLSGKVKSEKGKEGVLQSINKLGYVQIDPLSVIERAHHHTLWTRLPDYDARYLNELQAKDRLIFEYWGHALSYLPMTDYRYFIPRMDNFRNPKTKWVQILQNQGEPFIQPVLERIRNEGPLSIKEFEASSNDKNSEDYKKAMGVTLELLFWRGDLMVSRRNNLQKYYDLTERVIPGNIDITIPANHEICEFLVGRALSAFGVAQEKEIRLFMQPESSRDFHFLAANKKMISSYLKEIVHSGNVIPLKIEGIEAKFYTMKGNIETISNLKQVLPTVFILSPFDNLIIQRERTKLLFGFNYALECYTPATKRKYGYFVLPILWGEVFVGRMDVKADRKNAVLKILNLVFEPEFNSFDELLPLFSKKLIDFARFNKCDIIEVDKVVPAKVKSELVQLVKN, encoded by the coding sequence GTGAAAGAAGTAAAAATATCCATCCAATTAGCTCGAAGACTAGTTTTGCAGTCTCAACTCCTTTCTGGCAAGGTAAAATCAGAAAAAGGAAAAGAGGGTGTCCTCCAATCTATAAACAAATTGGGTTATGTGCAAATCGATCCACTATCTGTTATTGAACGCGCACACCACCACACATTATGGACACGATTGCCGGATTATGATGCCAGGTACCTGAATGAACTACAAGCAAAAGACCGGCTTATTTTTGAATATTGGGGTCATGCGCTTTCTTATTTACCTATGACTGATTACCGTTACTTCATTCCCAGGATGGATAATTTCAGAAATCCAAAAACCAAATGGGTTCAGATTCTACAAAATCAAGGTGAACCTTTTATTCAACCAGTGCTGGAACGAATCCGGAATGAAGGCCCATTGAGCATCAAAGAGTTTGAAGCAAGCTCGAATGATAAGAATTCAGAGGATTACAAGAAAGCTATGGGAGTTACATTGGAGCTGCTCTTTTGGCGGGGAGATTTAATGGTTTCCAGACGAAATAATTTACAGAAGTATTATGATTTAACAGAAAGAGTGATCCCAGGAAATATAGACATTACAATTCCCGCTAATCATGAAATCTGCGAATTCTTAGTTGGCCGGGCCTTAAGTGCCTTCGGTGTAGCACAAGAAAAAGAGATTAGACTTTTTATGCAGCCAGAGTCTTCACGAGATTTTCATTTTCTTGCTGCCAATAAAAAAATGATATCTTCATATCTCAAAGAGATTGTTCACAGCGGTAACGTCATTCCATTAAAAATTGAAGGGATCGAGGCAAAATTCTACACTATGAAAGGAAATATTGAAACCATTTCAAACCTTAAACAAGTCCTTCCTACTGTTTTTATCCTTTCTCCTTTTGACAATTTGATTATCCAGCGTGAACGAACAAAGCTTTTGTTTGGATTTAATTATGCTTTGGAATGCTATACTCCAGCCACCAAAAGAAAATATGGCTATTTTGTTTTGCCAATCTTATGGGGTGAGGTTTTTGTGGGACGAATGGATGTAAAAGCAGATAGGAAGAATGCTGTTCTAAAAATCCTCAACTTAGTTTTTGAACCTGAGTTTAATTCCTTTGATGAACTTTTACCCCTATTTTCTAAAAAATTGATTGATTTTGCTCGATTCAATAAATGTGATATAATCGAGGTTGATAAGGTAGTACCAGCAAAAGTAAAATCAGAATTGGTTCAGCTGGTGAAGAATTAG
- a CDS encoding sigma-54-dependent Fis family transcriptional regulator yields MANTTKGLNKFEHEIIGESPQIIEVINTAKKIARTSSITTLITGESGTGKELFARLIHNHSDAANQPFVDINCAAIPETLLESELFGYEKGAFTGAHISKKGLFELANSGSIFLDEIGDITSNFQIKILKAVETKRFRRISGLKEVEISTRIIAATNADLKEAVKAGKFREDLYYRLNVCEITIPPLRERGKDVLILAQHFIDHYNREFDRQVKGLSPSAIENVQNYPWPGNIRQLKNSIERAVLVESDEWIEPDDISLDYRKEKRHEIIEPVINTTNKSIEFNRFEIPDEGISIEEVERGLILSALEKANGNISKTAKLLRINRGKLRYKLERMDVPSDLSSSLKLKPQYSVEPANLN; encoded by the coding sequence ATGGCAAATACAACCAAAGGCCTAAACAAGTTTGAGCATGAAATAATCGGTGAGTCGCCTCAAATTATTGAGGTAATCAACACAGCTAAGAAAATTGCTCGAACTTCTTCAATTACAACTTTGATCACTGGAGAAAGTGGCACAGGGAAAGAATTATTTGCTCGGTTGATTCATAATCATAGTGACGCTGCGAACCAACCGTTTGTGGATATCAACTGTGCAGCAATTCCCGAGACATTATTGGAATCGGAATTGTTCGGGTATGAAAAGGGAGCATTTACCGGCGCCCATATAAGTAAAAAAGGATTGTTTGAGTTAGCCAACAGTGGATCCATTTTTCTTGACGAGATTGGCGATATTACGTCAAATTTTCAAATAAAAATATTAAAAGCTGTAGAAACAAAAAGATTTCGAAGGATAAGCGGGCTCAAAGAAGTCGAAATTTCTACGCGAATTATTGCGGCGACAAATGCAGATCTCAAAGAAGCGGTCAAAGCAGGCAAATTCAGAGAAGATCTGTATTATCGTTTAAATGTTTGTGAAATTACGATACCCCCACTTAGGGAACGCGGTAAAGATGTTCTTATTTTAGCCCAGCACTTTATTGACCATTACAACAGAGAATTTGACCGGCAAGTAAAGGGTTTGTCACCATCTGCAATTGAGAATGTTCAAAATTATCCATGGCCTGGTAATATTAGACAATTAAAAAATTCAATTGAAAGAGCAGTATTGGTTGAAAGTGATGAGTGGATTGAACCTGATGATATATCGTTGGATTATCGAAAAGAAAAACGCCATGAAATTATAGAGCCTGTCATAAATACAACCAACAAATCTATAGAATTTAACAGGTTTGAAATTCCAGATGAGGGTATTTCAATAGAAGAAGTAGAGCGCGGCCTCATCTTGAGTGCTTTGGAAAAGGCCAATGGGAATATTAGCAAAACTGCCAAGTTATTGCGAATCAATCGTGGTAAATTACGATATAAGTTGGAGAGAATGGATGTTCCATCCGATTTATCAAGTTCTTTGAAGTTAAAACCTCAATACTCTGTAGAACCAGCGAACCTAAATTAA